From Nomascus leucogenys isolate Asia chromosome 15, Asia_NLE_v1, whole genome shotgun sequence, a single genomic window includes:
- the LOC100607393 gene encoding cytochrome c oxidase assembly factor 4 homolog, mitochondrial: MSTSVPQGHTWTQRVKKDDEEEDPLDQLISRSGCAASHFAVQECMAQHQDWRQCQPQVQAFKDCMSEQQARRQEELQRRQEQASAHQ; the protein is encoded by the coding sequence ATGTCAACCTCAGTCCCTCAAGGCCATACCTGGACCCAACGGGTGAAGAAGGACGATGAGGAGGAGGACCCACTGGACCAGCTTATCTCCCGCTCTGGCTGTGCTGCCTCCCACTTTGCAGTGCAGGAGTGCATGGCCCAGCACCAGGACTGGCGGCAATGCCAGCCACAGGTGCAGGCGTTCAAGGATTGCATGAGTGAACAGCAGGCAAGGCGGCAAGAGGAGCTGCAGAGAAGGCAAGAACAAGCCAGTGCCCACCAGTGA